Proteins encoded by one window of Candidatus Methylomirabilota bacterium:
- a CDS encoding RluA family pseudouridine synthase, which produces MRLRERLRVLYPEVSGRGLKQWIERGRVRVAGVVLRRGDAPVDPDARVELGPPDIPCPAPLRLVHEDEHLLVVDKPAGLLTIATETERSRTVYRLLRDWLATRGDRRIFVVHRLDRETSGLLVFAKSLPVKRALQAQFRRRTPERIYLARVEGVVRESAGELTSHLVEDRALRVRSRRDAGRGKEAVTRYRVLERYRDATLLELALLTGRRGQLRAQLAALGHPIVGDRAYGSRRDPLRRVCLHAIRLGFVHPSGRRIVFESPPPPAFRRP; this is translated from the coding sequence ATGAGGCTCCGGGAGCGGCTGCGCGTCCTCTACCCGGAGGTCTCCGGTCGAGGCCTCAAGCAGTGGATCGAGCGCGGGCGCGTCCGCGTCGCCGGGGTCGTGCTCCGCCGCGGGGATGCACCGGTGGATCCGGACGCCCGCGTCGAGCTCGGACCGCCGGACATCCCCTGCCCGGCGCCGCTCCGGCTCGTCCACGAGGACGAGCACTTGCTCGTCGTCGACAAGCCGGCCGGCCTCCTCACCATCGCGACCGAGACCGAGCGCAGCCGGACCGTGTACCGCCTGCTCCGGGACTGGCTGGCCACGCGCGGAGACCGGCGGATCTTCGTCGTCCATCGGCTCGACCGCGAGACCTCGGGACTGCTGGTCTTTGCCAAGTCGTTGCCCGTGAAGCGGGCGTTGCAAGCGCAGTTCCGGCGGCGGACGCCGGAGCGGATTTACCTCGCCCGCGTGGAGGGCGTCGTCCGAGAGTCGGCGGGAGAGCTGACGTCGCACCTGGTCGAGGACCGGGCCTTGCGCGTCCGCTCCCGGCGCGACGCCGGCCGCGGAAAGGAAGCGGTCACCCGCTATCGTGTGCTGGAGCGCTATCGAGACGCGACACTGCTCGAGCTCGCGCTCCTCACCGGACGCCGGGGTCAGCTCCGAGCCCAGCTCGCCGCGCTCGGGCACCCGATCGTCGGCGACCGGGCCTACGGGAGCCGGCGCGATCCTCTTCGGCGCGTCTGCTTGCACGCCATCCGGCTCGGCTTCGTCCACCCGAGCGGCCGGCGGATCGTCTTCGAGAGCCCGCCGCCCCCCGCCTTCCGGCGCCCGTAA